The DNA sequence CACACGTCGTTTTCGGCAAGGCGGCGCACAGTTCCTCGGCGATATAGACCGAGCAGAACGTGGTTTCATACTTGTTCACCCCCATGTGTTCCACGAAGGGCGGCAGCCAGACGGCATACTGCGGCGGCGCCAGGTAGTGGCGGTTGGCGAGCTTGACTTCCATGAGCCCGCTGAAGGAATACACCAGTTCGCCCCAGGCGTGATGATGGCGCGGGTTCGCCGCCTCGGCGGGAATGCTGGCCGAACGGAAGTAGATGGGCGCGGGAAGGGCATCGCTGAACGGCGGGCGATACAGGTGCCTGGCGCGCGGCTTTTTCATGGGCATCGTCCTGTTCTTCGTCAGATTGGCCGGATCACGGCACAAGCTGTCCGATTCTCACTATATCAATAAATGCCGCCACTCGCATAATCGATTCCTCGATGGCAGGAAAACAGAGGGGGAAGGCGTGTGCGCGAGGAAGGCAGTGGATGGACGGGCAATCGGCCTGATGGTGGTGCTGTGCACCGTGTGGGGCATGCAGCAGGTGGCGCTCAAGGCCACGGCCGGCGACATCAGCCCGGCGTTGCAGATTTCTGTGCGCTCCGGCATCGCGGCCGTACTGGTAGCGCTGGTCATGGTCGCCCGGAAAGAGAAAATCTCGCTCGCCAGCGGTCTCTGGCGGCCCGGCCTGGCGGTCGGCATCCTGTTTGCGTCCGAGTACGTTTTCGTGAGCCAGGCGCTGCATTACACCAGCGCCGCGCACACGTCCGTCTTCCTGTACACCGCCCCCGTTTTCGCGGCCCTCGGCCTGCATTGGAAACTGGCCGATGAACGCCTCGCGCCGCTGCAGTGGATCGGCATCGCCATCGCCTTCGCCGGCATCGTCACCGCGTTTCTCGGGCATGGCTTGTCGGATTCCTTCGCGCACATGGGGCAGGCGCTGCGTGGCGATGCGCTGGCCCTGGCCGCGGGCGCTTCCTTCGGCGCGACCAACGTGGTCATCCGCTGCACCGGCCTGGCACGGGCGCCCGCCACGGAGACGCTGCTGTATCAGCTGGTCGGCGCTTTCGTGCTGCTGCTGGCGGTCGCGGCGACGGGCGGGGAGTTGTCGCTGAACCCGACGCCCGCCGCCTGGGCCGGCCTGGTGTTCCAGACCCTGGTGGTGTCGTTCGCGAGTTTTCTCGTCTGGTTCTGGCTGTTGCGCCATTACCTCGCATCGCGGCTGGGCGTGCTGTCGTTCATGACGCCGATCTTTGGCGTGGCGTTAGGGGCCTGGCTGCTCAACGAGCCGATCGAGCCAACGTTTCTCGCCGGTGCGTTGCTCGTTTTGGGCGGCATCGCGCTGGTCAGCGGTTACGAGTGGCTGCGCGACGCCGCCGTCCGGCGTCATCAATCCAGCAATGCATACGGCCCGCCGCGCTCCAAGGCGCGGCGATAGGCCGGGCGCGCGTGGATGCGCTGGAGGAAGTTCATCAGGTTCGGCCGGCGCTCGTCCAGCCCGGCGCGAGAAGCCGCCGCTTCCAGCGGAAAGCTCATCTGGATGTCGGCCGCGGAAAACGACGGCCCGGCGAACCACTCGCTCTTGCCCAGTTCGCCTTCCAGAAAATCGAGATGGCTGTCGATCTGCGGGTGGATGTACATGCGCTTGACCTTTTGCGCAATCGCGCGCGCGATCGGCTTGACCAGGAAAGGCATCGGCCCGGTTTCGATCCGGTCGAACACCAGCTTCATCAATAGCGGCGGCATGGCCGAGCCTTCGGCGTAATGCATCCAGTAGGTGTAGCGCAGCCGCTCCGGCGTGCCGGCCGCCGGCGCCATGCGTCCGTTACCGTAGCGCTCGGCCAGGTATTCCAGGATCGCGCCGGACTCGGCCAGCGTGAGTTCGCCGTCAGTGATGACGGGCGATTTTCCGAGCGGGTGCACCTTGCGCAGGGACGGCGGCGCCAGCATCGTCTTCGGATCGCGCTCGTAATGCTTGATGTCGTAGTCGACGCCGAGTTCTTCGAGCATCCAGAGCACGCGCTGCGAGCGGGAATTGTTGAGGTGGTGGACGATGAGCATGGTGATCGTTCTTTCCTGGTCGTTGTTCGGTCTGGCGCATCGCTGCCTGGAAGTGCGGCTTGCACGCCGCATCATTGTGCCTGTAAAAACGCGGCGATGCGGGGCAGGAGCGTGGCGCGCGCGGCCAGCGCGCCGGCATGGCCGTAGGAAGGCAGCTCGATCAGCGGCGCCTCCAGTTCGGCGGCGGCGCGCCGCACCGATTCCAGGCGCTGGTCGCGCCCGCCGACAAACAGCAGCAGCGGCGCGGCCAGCGAAGGCAGGCATGCCGCGAAGCTGGCGCGGTCGACGGCCGCCGCGCACAGCGCAGCCAAGTCGTTGTCCAGGATGGCGGCGCGCGCCTGCGCGCCGATGCGCTCGCCGATGAAGCGTTCCAGCGCGGCCATGAACGCGTCCGGGTCAATGTCGTCGATGCCGCCGATACCTTCAAACGCCTCGAATGTCTCTTCGTATGGATGGGCGCCGCCGACGATGAGCGACGCCACCCGCCGTGGATGATGGAAGGCCATGCCGAACGCCAGCCAGCCGCCCATCGAATAGCCGCAGAAGTGCGCGCGCGGAATGCCCAGCGCATCGAGCACCGCGACGATGTCGGCCAGCCGCCGCTCCAGCCGGTAGGCGCTGCGCTCGTCCGGCTTGGCGCTGGCGCCGTGGCCGCGCGCGTCGATCAGGATCACGCGGTGCGACTGCTGCAGCGCATCGACATAGCCGTACGCTTTCCATTGCGCCGAACTCGCAGTAAAACCGTGCAGCAGCACCAGCGGCGGCCCTGCGCCATGCGTCTCGTAATAAATGTCGACACCGTCGTTGTGTGCGTAAGGCATGGCTATCTTCCTGTCACAGGCAATCGCTCATTGTGCAGGCGGTACGGCGCGCTCCGCAAATACCTCCTTCGCCGCGAACAACCCGTTCAGGGCCGCGGGGAAGCCGGCATACACCGCCATCTGCATGATGACCTCGACCACTTCTTCGCGGCTGACGCCGACGTTGAGCGCGCCATGAATATGCACTTTCAGTTGCGGCGCCGCGTTGCCGAGCGCCGTGAGCGCAGCCACCACCGCGATTTCCCTGGAACGCAGATCGAGCTGCGGCCGCGCATAGATATCGCCGAACGGGAACTCGATCAGGTAGCGCGCGAAGTCGGGCGCGATGTCGGCGAGCGCCTCGACGACATGTTCGCCGGCGCTGCCGTCGATCTCGCGGAGTTTTTCCAGGCCGCGCGCATAACGGTCGTCGGGTTGTTGCGCATGGAGGGTTTCGGATTTCATTTGCTCGCCTTTCTCTTGGTCCCGGTCGCGGCGGCGATCATTTTCCGGTAAGTCCGGATCTTGTCGTCGAGCGCCGAGGAACAGTTTTCCAGCTCGGCCATTTTGGCGACCAGGCGCTCTTGATGGAGCTGCAGCATCGCGAGCCGCGCATGCAAAGTCTCATCTCCGTGCGCGCGCAACTGCGCGTAGCGCTTGATGTCCGCCAGCGACATGCCGGTTTGCTTGAGCCGCAGCACGAATTCGAGCCACAGCACATCCTCGCTGCGATAACGCCGATGCCCGTTCGCGGCGCGCCCGACCGAGCGCAGGATGCCGGCCTTTTCGTAAAAGCGCAGCGTATGCGCGGACAGGCCCGTCAAGCCGGACAATTCGCCGATGGAAATAAATTTGCAGGTCACGCTTCCCATGCTAGAACTTAGAGTGCACTCGAAGTCAAGCAGCATAGCAAACCGGCGCCGCCGCGGCACCATCCTCCCGCGCGTTTCGATCCTGGAAGAGGGCGCTACAATCGCGCATCGTCATCGCAGCAGGAGGCCGGTGTTGAACAAGCGTAACTTCCAGACCATGGCGGCGGAGGCCGCGCCACATCGACGTGCTGCGATGGCGCGTGTGCGCGCGATGAGCGGACAGGATGTGGCCGCAGTGCTGCGCATCCAGTCGGCCTGCTACGCGCCATCGATGGTGGAAGCCGAAGAGACGATCCGGCAGCGCCTGCGCGAATTTCCCGGCACGGCCTGGGTGGCGCAAGACGAACAGGGAATCTGCGGCTACCTGGTGGCTTACCCTTCGCGCGTGGGAAACATCACGCCGCTGGGCGCGACGTTCGGTAAGACCGACGCTGCAGACACACTCTATCTGCATGACCTGGCCGTGGCGCCACGGGCGAAGGGGCAGGGCGTGGCGAAAGCGCTGGCAGGCTGCGCGCTGGAACAAGCGCGCCTGCGCGGATTGCGCTTTTCCGCGCTGGTGTCGGTGCAGGATTCCAGGGCATTCTGGCGCGCGCTCGGCTATGAAACCTGGGACGCGCTTCCGCCGCAGCAGCAAGCCTGCTTGCTGACATATGAAGGCCAGGCTTGCTACATGGTGAAGCGCTTGCGCGCCGGGCCAGCGCAGCGAGATGACGCGCAGGCTCGCACAGCTTAAGCCCCTCATGCACGGTGGGATTGCATACTGCCCGTCGCCGTACCGATTTATCGCATAACCGGATCGAGCATTCCGGCGTACCCTGTCCTGGTGCCACCTGATCCGGAGGAAATTGTGAT is a window from the Noviherbaspirillum sp. UKPF54 genome containing:
- a CDS encoding glutathione S-transferase family protein, coding for MLIVHHLNNSRSQRVLWMLEELGVDYDIKHYERDPKTMLAPPSLRKVHPLGKSPVITDGELTLAESGAILEYLAERYGNGRMAPAAGTPERLRYTYWMHYAEGSAMPPLLMKLVFDRIETGPMPFLVKPIARAIAQKVKRMYIHPQIDSHLDFLEGELGKSEWFAGPSFSAADIQMSFPLEAAASRAGLDERRPNLMNFLQRIHARPAYRRALERGGPYALLD
- a CDS encoding DMT family transporter, which produces MVVLCTVWGMQQVALKATAGDISPALQISVRSGIAAVLVALVMVARKEKISLASGLWRPGLAVGILFASEYVFVSQALHYTSAAHTSVFLYTAPVFAALGLHWKLADERLAPLQWIGIAIAFAGIVTAFLGHGLSDSFAHMGQALRGDALALAAGASFGATNVVIRCTGLARAPATETLLYQLVGAFVLLLAVAATGGELSLNPTPAAWAGLVFQTLVVSFASFLVWFWLLRHYLASRLGVLSFMTPIFGVALGAWLLNEPIEPTFLAGALLVLGGIALVSGYEWLRDAAVRRHQSSNAYGPPRSKARR
- a CDS encoding GNAT family N-acetyltransferase; protein product: MNKRNFQTMAAEAAPHRRAAMARVRAMSGQDVAAVLRIQSACYAPSMVEAEETIRQRLREFPGTAWVAQDEQGICGYLVAYPSRVGNITPLGATFGKTDAADTLYLHDLAVAPRAKGQGVAKALAGCALEQARLRGLRFSALVSVQDSRAFWRALGYETWDALPPQQQACLLTYEGQACYMVKRLRAGPAQRDDAQARTA
- a CDS encoding carboxymuconolactone decarboxylase family protein — encoded protein: MKSETLHAQQPDDRYARGLEKLREIDGSAGEHVVEALADIAPDFARYLIEFPFGDIYARPQLDLRSREIAVVAALTALGNAAPQLKVHIHGALNVGVSREEVVEVIMQMAVYAGFPAALNGLFAAKEVFAERAVPPAQ
- a CDS encoding MerR family transcriptional regulator is translated as MTCKFISIGELSGLTGLSAHTLRFYEKAGILRSVGRAANGHRRYRSEDVLWLEFVLRLKQTGMSLADIKRYAQLRAHGDETLHARLAMLQLHQERLVAKMAELENCSSALDDKIRTYRKMIAAATGTKRKASK
- a CDS encoding alpha/beta fold hydrolase, yielding MPYAHNDGVDIYYETHGAGPPLVLLHGFTASSAQWKAYGYVDALQQSHRVILIDARGHGASAKPDERSAYRLERRLADIVAVLDALGIPRAHFCGYSMGGWLAFGMAFHHPRRVASLIVGGAHPYEETFEAFEGIGGIDDIDPDAFMAALERFIGERIGAQARAAILDNDLAALCAAAVDRASFAACLPSLAAPLLLFVGGRDQRLESVRRAAAELEAPLIELPSYGHAGALAARATLLPRIAAFLQAQ